AGTTCTTAAATGCTAGCGGgaaatggtctttttttttttttactcagtacCGACTGGTATCAAAGTcagtacttttgacaacactagatgGATTTAAATGACAAACAAGCTCCTTATTGTTCGATTTATTTTCTACCATTATATGGAAACTTGAGCATGTCTAGTGTGTCTACCTTGGTTTTGGTTGTAGTGTGGCCCTCCATTTAGCTGGTTTTGGATCATGTTTGGATTTGTGTTCTGAGGCATGTTGTTGGGCTGTCCAGTAACTGAGGACGGCCGACGATAGGGCAGGGAACCTCCCACTGAGGGCGTGGTCTGCCGTGTCATTGGTCGGTTCATACTGTAAAAGTGTGGACCGTTGCCTGGGACACAAagagaaaattaattaataaaacttatTCTATTGGTTCTTCCCTGAATCACAGTATGGGATATGCAATAGGAAGACCACAATACATACAACGATTTatgaaatgaactgaaaataCAAGCTCTGACCCAACCCTAGTGAGCCAGCTCACTCTTCTGCTACCTTTTCTAACCAGGCAGTATCCGAACTGAAACTAAACCTCAACATAATTAACTGATGTGGATCACACCACAAAGACAGCATGATAAATAGACGAGAGACACAACTAATGTtcacagttaaagggatagttcacctgaacatgatttactcaccctgatgttgttccaaacctgtacaaccTTTGATCATTTTCGGAACACAaactaagatatttttgatgaaatccaacaGCTTTCTGACCCTACATAGACAGCCAAGTAATTGACGTGTAcaagacccagaaaggtagtaaggacattgttaaaatagtccatatgacatcagtggttcaactgtaattttatgaagctgtgGGAACTTTCAATGATGTAGAACGTTGATTTCTTTTAGTTATCGTATGTTTTTTtgggttcaaataaatatggttgggCAAAAATTGCAAATCATTCTCTATGTCGAAATCTTCAGACATGTTCACAAATACTTATGTAGAGTGTTCATCTTCCTCCAAGGCTCAGTGCATCCAGGTtcttctcgtagcttcataaaatgaagtttgaaccactgatgtcacatggactctTAACAATGTCCTTACACTACCTTTCTTGGCCTTGAACGTGGTTGCTGTCCTAGAAGGCAACATAAACCCTTACTTAAAAATTATGCTTTTAAATACCATCTAGGTAGGCAGTTCACTAGTTTGGGACAGCGCTATAAGGAAACATGACCCTCAAACCTATCAgtccatgtaaaaaaaattggCCCATAAAAATTCCTTAATTAAATTTGTTATGAAACATCTCATCATTCAAAGAAAGACCCACAGTAATCCTTAAGAAGCACTATCAGAAAGTAGAGATGGACCAAATGATGTGATGGAGACGAACGCCACAGGGAATGTTAATCCAACCAAGAACAGGAGCACGGATGCACAGCGAGCCAAGACAAACCAAGCCCATGCAGGTGAAGCCTTGGTGAGGTGGAGGAGGGATGAATCCTGGGTAATGTCGAGTGAATCACATGAATGATCACGTGCAGGATGTCACTCAAAGATGGACAAGTTTGAAGATGGACTTAAGGAGGGGGTGAGGGGACTCACCTTGAGCGGGAGTGCTAGTTGCAGCAGCAGGATTGGTGTTGGTGCAAACAGGGAGGTTGGGGGGCAGCTGTGGGGGTGGTGGTATTTCGGGAGGGCCCTCTGCTGGCAGAGCAGGGGTCGGGGCAGGGGCAGGGGGCACTGGCTCTGGGGTGGGAGGTGGTGGAGGTATGGGAGGGGCAGGAATAGTAACGCTCGGAGGGGGTTTGGGAGGGTTAGGAGGGTTGGGAGGGGCAGGTGCTGTACCTGCAGCCCCATGCACCATACAGAGACAGGAAGCCCAAGGGAGAAGAGAACAAGAGTGACAGAACACAGGGAAGAAAGGTCAAAAGGAGAAATAGGGCCACAGGGACGAGGGATAGGTGCAGTGAGtaaaaagagaagaaataaaGAGGCAGTGAACAGAAAGAGAAGTTATCATTGCTAATAGTGGGACAAGAGAGTTTTCAATCAAGTAAAAACAATACTTCATTCAGAACCTTGGACAGTTCTCAGATTAATTTACTAAAGCTGCGTTCACGCCATGTCGTAGCTACCATAATTTCCGAGATGACAACACGTGACATTTTACTCATAGCTGAATTGTGTTTCTGTGGCAACACGATCAACAGCAAAGCCCTCACATGCTCCAGAACTCGTAATTACAATCAGAATGTTCTAAAGGCTAGGACCAGTGACAGCTGTACCACCTGACCGCCGCTGGTTAATTTAGGCACCAACTCAGAGTCCGAGGACATGGAAAACTTTGAGTAAAATGTCTTGTTTTGTCATCTCTGAATTATGGTAATTACAACATGGCGTGAAGGCAGCATAATACTTAATTACAGGAATCTCACCAGGAAAGGCGGTGGGCGGGGCAGGGGTTGGCACAGCGATGGGCACACCCACGCTTCCACTCCCACTGTTCTCTCTGCTGCTACTGCGACTGCTGGGATGACTGCCACCGCTGCTGCCACTGCtgccacacacaaaacacatcgtGCAAGATAAGATCAATCGCATTTGCCGGTTTTACTTCCATAACGATGTATTTCCGAGTAAAACAGGATAGGGAACTAGGGGGGAAAATGTAGGGTGGGACTATTCAATAGACCGTCAACAGAAAAGAATAGTCATTTTAAAAGGAAGAATGTTATTAGATTTCGTTTAAAGAATGAATAATTCACAATAGAGTGTGCATTAACAAGGTGACTAGCTGTAAAATAACCTCACATTCAGCTTTGCACAATTCATTTTGTCCCTaaccaaaaaaaatgtttttagcacATTGTCAAAGTTTCATTGACCAGGCCATTTAAAGGAATCAATATTTGGCTATTTTCAGATTATCAACTGATAACTAcagattaaataaatttaatcagCCTGGCTAATATTTGGCCATATCTAGATTACCAAGAAATGACTAAAGGTACTAAAGGCAATACTTTTCAGATTATTgtcatttttggattaactagTGCTTGAATGATGAAATGGCCACAAAAGATAACCTCATACTAAACCATTTTCAGATCAGATAATAATGGCAGACTGGTTTACAAACCTGGTCAATATTCTGACATTATTTGGCAACTGTCAGATTATCGGCTAATACATAGCATAAGAAGAACTTCCAGATTAAAACATATGACATTCATGCCCACTTAGCCAAACAACAGAAATAATTCCATCTTTTGTGAGTTATAAATCCAACAGCCTTGTCAATACATAAtgcacattttgtatttaaatacagaatgtatttaaatgcaaaatgaaatTTTTAAGAGAATTTCATTTCAACAATTTTGCTTGGTTATCCATTAGTCTAACTACTAAATGATCCCACTTGATGATCAGTTTCAATTCCTGATTAACAGGAGCAAATTTAcactacatttaaacattttagggcttaaaacaaaactgatctgctgcttaatatttctgtggaatctgtgatattttttgataaagttCAAGGCCAAGGGTTGAAACtaaatgcaaaagcctctaagtgccatctaaAAAAATTTCTAAACACAGGAGAAAAATGCTCAATTTAGAAGAAAATATAAGATGACACAggggcttttgcatctgaactcttcatgtaTAGAAACAACAAAGAAAGATCTCTTCATACACATTTTACATGGTCATGAATTGAGGAATTGTGGGTGAGAATCAGAGAAGAGGAAGCATTCTTGAGAATGTGATTATGTGTTCTCTGTTTGTCCCCTGAGACTCTCAAAATCAGGGTGCTGAGAATGCAAACAGCAAAGAGTTGAAGAGATACAGgtaagaaagactgaaatagaaaGACGGTGAGTGAAAGAGCAGGAAAGAGCCCTTCTTTAAGTAGGTTATGGCTGtctgaacccccccccccaaaaaaaaagatccaaGCAAGACAGATAGAaagcaaaagagaagaaaagagaaagttAGTGAGTGACTGTTCCTTTTTAGCCGAGAGTCACACTGCGACAGACACCAAACAAAGACAGATTAAAAACAGAACAACAGCGACAGGAAGGACAGACGGGAAAGGAAAACAGGATGCAGAAAAAGAGGGTGAGAAAGTGTGAGGGACctattttttccttttcagaGTTTATTATTTTAAGCCTGTCCAGGGGATAATACTGCATGTGTGgagtaagtatgtgtgtgtgtgtgtgtgtgagtacctGTAAGTGCGGGTCCTCTGATTAACGGATGCAGTTCTAGCTGGGCTCTGTAGGGGTGGTGCGGTGTTTCGTGTTGGACTCTGCACATAGTCGTTAGGGATGACAGGTGGACGCACAGGCTCGAGCGTCCTGTAAGGGGAGTGCCGCCTGCCGAGGGGGGCGGggttaacatattttaatattcactAAGTGGTGGAGTCAAACATCATTGATGACAGACCCCAATAATTACATAATGGGAGATCTTGTGTCACATCTTGTGTAAAAATCCAATGAGAACATCACAACAGTACCATACAGCAAACCCTCATGAGTCATATCTAATTTATAGTTATTTGTAGATCTGGGAAGCAATTACGCTGGGCGGTATAACCAAAATAGATAAGTATGGGTAATTTAACGTCTGGATCtataaataatatcaatattttaacagtgtatgacaatacagttattttttattcaacaaaaaaagTAGTAGGTTTAAATAATAAATCGTCACCTGACAATGTCTTAAGATcagtttacaaattaaaaatacttaAGTAGACCAAACATTTTTtgacttttcagttttttttcacaccaaaaaaaaacatgtttgttcaTTCTCAAGTgagaaatgtgcagcattttatctaaaaaagtgttacaaagacaaaaatattattatattaacatttacattttctattgtttagctaaaaaaaaaatcgttaCTATTATTAAGATTATAGAAAATTGCTTTATACTTAATTTAAAAAGCAGAagttaattaaatacttttttaaaaatcagatACTTAAAAACTATCTGTATTGTGTTGGTCATATAAAAAGCAATATTGGTTAATCTTTAGCGTCATCTAAtttgattttctctttttttatttagattaaaaaaaggtacgattattaaaatgtgtttgatcaaAAGTCAGTTTTTTGTTAACAAAATTAAGAAAtcgtaatatatttaaaataaaattctacaTTTTGGTGAGTAGAGCCACATTCACCAAATGTTGTTAAATAACTGATACACATACACCTGTGTAAGCACACAATGGTGAATATTAAATGGCATAATGTAGCTCAGTCTAAAATCGTTTAGCAATTAATGATTAAACAACGATCTAGGCTTGTTTGGGACAAAGCCCACTCTGCATTTTTACATTACTGCATGTTTCTTCACTGCTCTCATGTGTAAATAATGTcactttatgtaatatatttaccACAGTACAGGAACAGTCTACCAGCGATGCATTCTTACTGTCTCATAGTATATATCGTCATACCACCCTTGCCTAGCAGGAATCGGTCATATGCCAGATAGATATTTAAAGGAGCCTGTTGTGTTGTATTACAGAAGGTTGTCTGAATtgcttgtgattggctgttgaGTTGCCATGGTGACAGTGAGGGGTTGGGGCCGTGGGCATGGGTATGAGCGGGAAGAACACATTTGAGGTTTAACAATAACAAACATCAGCTGTAAAAACtcaatgacataaaataataacaacacatCACAAAAACAACATGACAGTTTGTTCTCCAGTGACCTGCAGTGGCAGAAAAAGGCACAAAGACGGAAACACACAGATCAGGAACGCTTAAGTGTTTCAGTTCCTGAACAGAGAACAAGCCAAAACTGTTAACTACAATACACACAGTCATAGATGCGTGCGAGAATGGCTGTCAGGAATAGAGATTAGTTAAAAGATGCAGAGAAGTGGCAGAGAGAATTTCCTTTTCAACCACCAGATCAACACATGCacaataatatctcacaatttaaagggtttatttaatatatttttaaagcattatttcACCCCTGCATGTCCATTCAGAATACAAGTAAACTTTTTGAACTGAAATATGACGCAAAAGCAATTCAGATCAGGCAGAATTTTTCTTACCTGAAGCCTGAAAcacacgtcttttttttttttgtttgattcagTAGATAATATGGACTTCATGcacaagaaaacattttcagttaTGTGTGATATTTATAGTGATAGTCATGATTAATTGATTCGGTTAGAGAAAGTGGGGGTCTAACGCTATATCAAGCAGTCCAAGTTATTTAGACAGTTAAAGAGTTGGATCCTCATGCTAAACTtggcaaaagtataaatataaataaataaaaaaaaatgaaatgaaatggagtatttctgtgccaaatGATTAAATTTGTCACACTCCTTTCGGGTTcggagattttattttatttttttttctcaacaacaCCATCAGCAGAGTTACACAGGACTTGCTCTagaagaatgtctccaaataagtgtgaTTTTGCTTATAAGGGAAAGATAACCTTGCTCAGCCCAGCATTAcgtgaacagtggatgcagtttgtttatcCGGGGCAACAATGGGGTTTCGCAAGTGTTTGTTTGTTCCCGTCATTTCGGTGATGAAtgtttttataaacaaggcccccGTTCGAcactggatttgcacattgtttgacACTGAAAGATGGAGTGGACTCAGCGATAAAAGATTGAGGTCATGATTCAGAACCAGAGGCAGTAAGTAAAAACTGCATGAATTTTCTATGTTTTGTAGGCAATCTGTGCGCAAGTGCTCGTGATTCTTTTACTCCGCCCAAAGCACGCCCCCAGGAGCTCGGCTGTTTTCATTGAGGATTGTAAAGCTGTAtcttccttttatatatataaagctttcgattgatgtatggtttgttaggatcacataaaatttggccgagatacacctatttgaatatctggaagctgagggtgcaaataaatctaaatactgagaaaatcatctttaaagttgtccaaattaagttcttagcaatgcatattactagtcaaaaagtttttatatatttacggtaggaaatttacaaaatatcttcatggacaTTCCTTAATATCCAAATGATATTTGGCATAATAGAAAAATCGATAAGtttgaccaatacaatgttttttttttttttgctattgttgaaaatataccccagcgacataagactggttttgtggtccagggccacATATTGCATCACGTCTGTTTAGGACACTGTGCTCATTTCAACAAGTGATCTTTGTGGAATGCGCCATAAGTATTGAGTTCTGAAAGTTACAGAATGTTTTCATAGTACAATGAGCTCTATTAATCTAGGAAAGATCAAGTAAAGTTTTATTCATCATGATATGACCCTTTTTAAAAACCACCTctgttctttctttaaaaattgaGACCTCCAAAACATTTCTGTACAGGAAAAACAGTTTGACAAGCataagctttttttatttaatattaatataccgCAGTGAGTTTCACTCCTGTCCAGATGGCAgtctgacattttaaattaaactaaatctgTACACATCTATGAAGTTTAGGGCTCATAAAAACCATATATTACTGGCATTTCCTAACAAATTAttactttcattttataaatGCCATCAAGACTAAAGCTAAAATCAGAGCCTGTGCAAATGTGCACTAACTTACCCCAGGGTTCCTTTGCCCGGGCCAGGAGGGCTGGGTGGTTTCTGGGTTGGGGCGGCTGTGCGTGGAGTTGTACCCGCTTTCATATTCTGGGCGTTGACCTGAAGGGCAAGTGTCAAATATCATTATTTTAGTCAGAACAAATGTAAAGTCACTAACATTGGAACacatacacaaaacacacatcaACCAAAACCCGACTGAATCCTTCCTTACCTTAAACCTTAGTAACCACTACATTCAGAAATGAAAGCAATAAGAAAGGTGAGGAGAGAAAAGATGCAAACCGTTATTGTGAAGAGTAAAGAGAAACTCATATACGTGCAAACACACAGAGGGCAGCTACTAATGAAGAACAGTCCTATGCAGGTTTAGTATTGGTTGGTCACACAAATTCTTCTGTGTGAGCTCTACTTCATACATCATTACATTATTGACAATGGACCTTTTTTTTGTCCACGAAATGTTGCGAACGTGATCACACCTTaggttagggctgggcgatatatcaaATATTAGTGATAGTATCGGAATAATTTTGACGACgatgtaaaatttgaatatatcGGGAATAtagaatatttcaaattcaagcatactttcccaaaagaacGCGCCGAATGTCCAAAAAAGGAACCTGTAACTGCTGACTGCTCTACGCCCCTCTACTACGAGAGCTTAATGATAGcggttgccagataacaagagtttaaatctccgaatcagagctccactgttacaaggatacattttctacccggtgtttgcttattttaagcaatctggcaaccatgcacATGTGCTCACTCCTCATTGCGGAAGAGCCGCCGACAataatctgaaaacactaacaTGGAATTGAGTGATCTAATGAAAGCATCGTTCAGCCGTTCTGTCGTGCGATCTCAactgtattgtttgcatttgtgatcgcaaaataaatgcacttactcgaccgctgatatttgaatagagaaacatagGCTATGGCCAACTGGAATTACTATTGGTGAATTTCACTGTTTTGTTTACCAGTCTCcataatatagacagagagaatgcaaaagtctttggtattcatttatatatattcatatataagaaatagctatgtgcttcagcaactagctccccatctGACAGGGTTTTTAATGTCAGTaggaacatagtttcatgccacagagcttctcttaaaaccgcaaacagttgacagacttgtgttcttagcttaaaaacttgttaaaaaaattaaaataaaatacttatcccagttgcatagtataaattgtgaattgcatgcactaaaaagttgaaagaatgcactttctgtacttaatttgcaatgcttcagttacatataggcctacatgtattcatttaataaaaagcagtaagtgatctcttggtctagattttttaactgcttaaataaactgtttaatttaaattgtttttttgtttttttgtttttatggcaaaagaaaatcatgttttttttattatttaaatgcaaacatatcgagatatatatcgaatatcgtaaaaattttgacaatatcgagatatttttttatatatatcgcccagccctaccttAAGTAATACTATTTTAATACCAATTAATAATTCCACCCTATAGTCAGTGTTCTTACAAATGTAAGAAGtaaactacacaaacacacacacagactgtcttCAACCCTACCTTTACGCCATGGCCTAAGTCATCCAGCATACTGTAGTCAATGGGCTTGCGGATGTAACGTACAGGCCTCTCAGGATTGGCTGGTGCAATGATCTTATGTGTGCGGGAAGTGTTCTTATTGGTGGTGAGGATGCCAATTTCTCGCCTAGCCACCTTTTCTTTATGGATGTCCACCGTCTGTGGAGGAATGATGAAATGTAATTTGACATAGGCAGAAATGTAAGATCAAAATATAGGTTTGAAAGTCCTAAAAGTAGGACATGAATCGTGCAAGCAGTCTGTAgagagttttatatatataaaatatagtttaattaatataaaagtaGTGCTATGTGTCAAAGTTTAGTACTTAGGGTTATTGATTTGAGTTAACCTTTTACTTTAagtataaacaatattaatagtGATGCGTGGCTTAGAAATTTAAGTGAAAGAATAAGCAAAATTGCAATGTACAGTGTATCCACACTACTAGATGTTTGTTACAGCAGTAAAAAGCACCTGTGAGATGTGGTTGATGGACGACTCCATGCGGCGTAGCTGAGACGCCTGTATATCCAGCATCTGAAGCACATTGTTGGCGAGAGTGTTGATCAGATACGCTACACTGGCCAAAGATTGAGTGGTGTAGCTTTTGGTTTCTTCTAGAGCTCTGTTCTTATCTGGAGACTAGAAGGAGAGGGAtggaagaggagagagagagagagagagagagagagttaatctCGGCACAGAATAGAGGTTAAATAGAACATGATATTGACTCGTGGCCTAATTTCTGTTCCCTCATTTACACTCCCCTTTAGGAGTGTGCGATACTAAACATGTactataatattattgttttaacagTGTGCGAGATGACATGATTGAGTATGCCTCGAGTATGCATGCtttctgtatgtcatgtcacttcacttcatttggTTAACTAACCTATTAAAactagggctgtgtattgccaagaatctggcGATACAATACGTATCACGATACAGGGGTTGCGATATTGTAAGCAAggcgatatattgggatattCCTTATTTTAGGAATAGAATATATTGTAAGGAAAGCTTTCATTACgaacacaccaccatatgcaaaccttagcaataaataaataaataaataaaaattgtttaaccagaacacatcctttagttaaatgtataatacgcataacatttattttataataagaccataaatatttttaaaccctGCTTTAAAGGTTCACAGATAAAGTTTTCTGTGTGACAACAGAGTACAAAACAGCTTAGCAATACCTGGAAGTGGGAATCATGGCGGGCTGCACTATCTCCCCACTGGCCTTCACCCTGGCCATGGAGGCCATCATTCGGGCCTCTAGATGTACAGTTGGTGGACAGCGAATAAGACCTGGGCTGAGGCTGCCACCGGTCAGAGCCTACATGGATGACCTCACAACTCTATGACCAAGGTTTGCACTTTACAGCTATTAAGAAAGCTCCAGGAAAACATTGAGCGGGCTCGCATGAAGATCAAGCCGAGCAAGTCCAGAAGCATCTCCATCATCAAGGGGAAGCTGTCAGACCACTGCTTCTACATCAGCGAGGAACCCATTCCAACTTTCTCCGAGAAGCCAGTGAAGAGCCTAGGTCGGTGGTATGATGCCACCCTTAAAGAAAAAGAGCAAGTAGATCAGCTTAGGAAGGAGGTAGCCAGCGGCCTGGAGAACATCGACTGAACCCTGCTTCCTGGCAAGCTGAAGCTCTGGTGCATGCAGTATGGAGTACTTCCACGTCTCCTGTGGCCACTAACCCTCTATGAAGTCCCGCTCTCGAAGATGGAAAAGCTGGAGAGACTGGTCAGCTCATATGTAAGGAAGTGGCTTGGCCTTCCCAGGTGCCTCGGCAGTATTGGACTTTACGGCAAAGGGATGCTACACCTGCCCATTTCCAGTCTGGTAGAGGAGTACAAGTGTGCCAAAGTCAGACTGGGGATGATACTACTAGATTCGAACAATCCATTTGTAGCCCAAGCTGCCCCCATCTTGGCCACCAGGAGGAAAAAGACCCTGTTGGCTGCAACTGAGCAGGCAAAGGCATCACTCAGACTCAAGGACATCGTGGACCTGGTGCAGTAAGGGAGGAGAGGTCTTGGACTTGGGGCCAGTACACCAGTGTGGAGCAAGATGGTTGTCCAGGAGGTATGTCGGGAGGAGGTAGCAAGGAGTTGCGCCCAAGCTGTGGCACAGGCAAAGCAAGGGCAGTGGATGGCATGGGAGGAGTGGAGAAGAGGAAGATCTCCTGGAACGAGCTGTGGGAGATGGAGGCATTCAGAGCAAGCTTTACCATCAGGGCTGCCTACGATGTCCTACCTTCTCCCGCAAACCTAAGCCAATGGTATGCCGAAGACCCCACGTTCCCTCTATTCCCAAGTCTAGCAACACTGAAGCACATCTTAGTGGGATGCAAGACCAGCCTCACCCAAGGCCGTTACACCTGGCGGCACAGCCAGGTGCTAAAGTGTCTTGCAGCAGTGTTGGAAAGCCTATGGACAAGCTTGAATGCCCTTCCTCCCCCGTCACCCCAGTGGCAGCCAACACCATTTGGTCGGGAGGGTGAGGGTCAAGCCAACCTCACCACCATAAGATCAGACTCTGGTCAGCTGGGCAGAGCATGGGACTGGAAGCTGCTGGCAGACTTGAACAAGAAACTCTGCTTCCCAGATGAAATCGCAGCCACCAACCTGCGACCAGAGCTTGTTCTGTGGTCAGCCACGCTCaagcttgtttacatcagagctcACCGTGCCCTTGGAGGGTGCAGTGGAGGAGGCCTATGAATGCCAAAAGGTTGAGGTACGCTGAACTTGCAACCAATGCGCAACAACAAGGCTGGAATGTGAACCAAGTGGAAGTAGGCTGCAGAGGGTTCATAGCCACCTCAACATCCTGGCGTCTGCCTTAAGGGCCGTTCACATGTCGCGCCTAAAAACGAAGGGCGTGAGCGATACGTACCCCTCTGCGCGCCCTCGCACTATGACCCCCCGGGGCGCGGTGCGGGGGACACCGGCCTCGACGGGTGCCCTGCTTGGCCCGGCGGCCTCAACCCCCGCTGGGACTGTGGGcgcaccgctttctccttctttccaaagtgctcggACAGTTgcgttcaaaaattcaaaaatgtcgaacgttaacgtagtcggagcgttaacggtttttatttacgttaccaaacatttgttataactgtagtaattataagtaaagtttgacgtttaaatgccagaacaaattactaccatattgataaattatacaaatacaaatggttaactgaaccggacctgtcatttaacaattggttgcgtcaacggcatttattttataaataactagttaagttgtccaaagtaatttaatgataccattcacagcgttattcaaacggaccttttcactgacgtaatgacgcaattacgtgcacttgctagcctgttccatttacgtgttctccatatgctaaagaggagtctcacctagcctctgaaggaagtgacttggaaggatcagtcctaccaggaagtatccttgacattgagaaacgccttcaGAGAAACGCACCCGAGCTGAACCGAATGACGTTtggatatgaaaatatatgacacGCGCTTTCCTCTCATTAacgaaataaacaacaacaacaacaaagaaaatatCACAGCAGTTAAAAAgttaaagcagaagttaaaaatgcATCTTATTTCACCGATGTAGATGTTTGCACGAGCTCGGTAAAGCATTCACGCCACATACTATACACTATAGTATTTTATGTAATACCTTAAATCAAGCAGTTGTAcggtattaaacattattattaaatattggattatagtgatagtttggtttgcagagatcaaaGATTAATAtagctcaggactgttttgattatcataacccacTAAGGTGTTTTAAGAGATTACTCTACCAGTCCAAAGTTTTTGTATGGTAAcgttaagatttttaatgtttttttgtttagttttttaagtctcttctgctcaccaagcctgcatttatttgatccaaaatacagcaaaagcagtaatattgtgcaatatt
This genomic stretch from Carassius gibelio isolate Cgi1373 ecotype wild population from Czech Republic chromosome B6, carGib1.2-hapl.c, whole genome shotgun sequence harbors:
- the LOC127959441 gene encoding abl interactor 2 isoform X17, producing MAELQMLLEEEIPAGRGALLDSYANLERVAEYCESNYIQSPDKNRALEETKSYTTQSLASVAYLINTLANNVLQMLDIQASQLRRMESSINHISQTVDIHKEKVARREIGILTTNKNTSRTHKIIAPANPERPVRYIRKPIDYSMLDDLGHGVKVNAQNMKAGTTPRTAAPTQKPPSPPGPGKGTLGSGSSGGSHPSSRSSSRENSGSGSVGVPIAVPTPAPPTAFPGNGPHFYSMNRPMTRQTTPSVGGSLPYRRPSSVTGQPNNMPQNTNPNMIQNQLNGGPHYNQNQVSDAPPPPPPAEEVEFEEVTPPPPPPEDYEDEEGDEEEESAVVEYSDPYAEEDPPWAPRNYLEKVVAIYDYTRDKEDELSFQEGAIIYVIKKNDDGWFEGVMSGTTGLFPGNYVESIMHYAD
- the LOC127959441 gene encoding abl interactor 2 isoform X3 gives rise to the protein MAELQMLLEEEIPAGRGALLDSYANLERVAEYCESNYIQSPDKNRALEETKSYTTQSLASVAYLINTLANNVLQMLDIQASQLRRMESSINHISQTVDIHKEKVARREIGILTTNKNTSRTHKIIAPANPERPVRYIRKPIDYSMLDDLGHGVKVNAQNMKAGTTPRTAAPTQKPPSPPGPGKGTLGRHSPYRTLEPVRPPVIPNDYVQSPTRNTAPPLQSPARTASVNQRTRTYSSGSSGGSHPSSRSSSRENSGSGSVGVPIAVPTPAPPTAFPGTAPAPPNPPNPPKPPPSVTIPAPPIPPPPPTPEPVPPAPAPTPALPAEGPPEIPPPPQLPPNLPVCTNTNPAAATSTPAQGNGPHFYSMNRPMTRQTTPSVGGSLPYRRPSSVTGQPNNMPQNTNPNMIQNQLNGGPHYNQNQVPMAPPPPSILQITPQLPLMGFVARVQETISDAPPPPPPAEEVEFEEVTPPPPPPEDYEDEEGDEEEESAVVEYSDPYAEEDPPWAPRNYLEKVVAIYDYTRDKEDELSFQEGAIIYVIKKNDDGWFEGVMSGTTGLFPGNYVESIMHYAD